Within the Leisingera thetidis genome, the region TGTCGTGCCTCGCTCCAGCGTTCCGGCCCGGCGGCAAAGGCCGCCGCCCTCCGGGCAGTATACCGCGTTCCGGCCCCGGATTGTGCTGCTTGGCTCATGCCAGCACCGGCGGCAGGCTGCCGCCGCGCCGGAAGGTCTCGATGCCGTAAGACAGCCCCTTGCCGATGCGGTCCGCCAGATCGGCGATGGCGCGCGCGGTTTCCGGTGCCAGCTCGCGCTCGGCGGTGTCGCGGAACAGGGCCAGCCAGACCGGGAAATGCTCCGGCCGGATATCTGCGTTGGCAAGATGCATCTGCATCGGATTGCCGTCATAACCCGGCTCCCGCAGGATTGCCCCGCGCCAGAAGGCGGCGATCTTTTCCTCATGCGCCGCCCAGTCGCCGACCGCTGCATCAAACACCGGCCCCAGCACCGCATCCGCACGGACCCGGGCATAAAAGCTGGCGACCAGCCTGCGGATCTCTGCCGTGCTGATGTCAAATTTCCGGGGCCGTTCCGGCGGGGCATGGGCCATCAGTTCCACTCCAAACATGACTGCGGAATCTATATTTAATAAAATACGCATCTACAAGTCCTATTATTGGAGCGGCAGCCGCCGCGCTGCGCAGCCACGGGGCGCCGCGCAGCGGGGGGCCGGGACGCCGGGCGGGTTACTCCGCGACGCAGTCGGCGAAGAAATGCGTCACGCCATCGGGGCCGGTTTCCTGCACCAGACCGTGGATATCGGTCTCGAACCCCGGGCATTCGCGCCCGAATTCGCGGTTGAACTTGAGGTATTCCACGATCTTCCGGTTGAACACTTCGCCCGGGATCAAGAGCGGAATGCCGGGCGGGTAGGGGGTCACAAGGCTGGTGGTGATGCGTCCTTCCAGCTCGTCGATCGGCACCCGCTGGGTGGTGCGCCGGGCGATGTGGCTGAACGCCTCGCTGGGTTTCATCGCCGGGGTCAGGTCGCTCAGGTACATCTCGGTCGACAGCCGCGCGACGTTGCTGCCGGCATAGAGCGCATGCACATGCGCGCACAGGTCGCGCAGGCCCATCTGCTCATAGCGCGGCTGCATTCCGCAGAAATCGGGCATCGCCCGCCACATCGGCAGGTTCCTCGCATAGTCGTCCTTGAACTGCTGCAGCGCCGTCAGCAGGGTGTTCCAGCGGCCCTTGGTGATGCCGATGGTGAACATGATGAAGAAGGAGTAAAGCCCGGTCTTCTCCACCACCACGCCGTGTTCGGCCAGGTACTTGGTGACGATCGAGGCGGGGATGCCCCAGTCCTCGAACCGGCCGTCGAGGTTCAGGCCGGGGGTGATGATCGTCGCCTTGATCGGATCCAGCATGTTGAAGCCCGGCGCCATGTCGCCGAAGCCGTGCCAGCTGTCCTCGCCGCCCGCCTGCACGCCGTCGGCGTCGGTCTTCTTCAGCACCCAGTCCTTGGTGCTGCCGATGCCTTCCTCGGCCAGATCGTCCGGCCCCCAGACCTTGAACCACCAGTCGTCGTCGCCGTATTCCTCGTCGACCTTGCGCATGGCGCGGCGGAAATCCAGCGCCTCGATGATGCTTTCCTCGACCAGCGCGGTGCCGCCCGGCGGCTCCATCATCGCCGCCGCCACATCGCAGCTGGCGATGATCGAATACTGCGGGCTGGTGGAGGTGTGCATCAGGTAGGCCTCGTTGAACAGGTGCCGGTCCAGCTTGGTCTCCTCGCTGTCCTGTACCAGCACATGGCTGGCCTGGCTGATCCCGGCCAGCAGCTTGTGGATCGACTGGGTGGCATAGGTCACCGAATGCTTGGTGCGGCCGCGCTTGCGGCCCATCGCGTGGTAGCTGCCGTAGAACGGATGAAAGGCGGCATGCGGCAGCCAGGCCTCGTCGAAATGCAGGTTCTCGGCATAGCCGTCGAGCAGCCCCTTGATCGCTTCGGTATTGTAGAGAACGCCGTCATAGGTCGACTGGGTCAGCGTCATGATCCGCGGTTTCACCGCCTCGGCATCGGTATCCTGCAGCAGCGGGTTGGCGCGGATCTTGGCCTTGATGCTGTCGATCTCGAACTCCGAATGCGGGATCGGGCCGATGATGCCCCAGTGGTTGCGGGTCGGCTTCAGGAACACCGGAATGGCGCCGGTCATGATGATCGAATGCAGGATCGACTTGTGGCAGTTGCGGTCCACCACCACCACGTCGCCCGGCGCCACCGTGTGATGCCAGACCATCTTGTTGGAGGTCGAGGTGCCGTTGGTGACAAAGAAACAGTGATCGGCATTGAAGATCCGTGCCGCATTGCGCTCCGAGGCGCCGATGGCGCCGTTGTGATCCAGAAGCTGGCCCAGCTCCTCCACCGCGTTGCAGACGTCGGCCCGCAGCATGTTTTCGCCGTAGAACTGGTGGTACATCTGCCCCACCGGACTTTTCAGAAACGCGACGCCGCCGGAATGCCCCGGGCAATGCCACGAATAGGACCCGTCCTCGGCATAGTCCAGGAGCTTTCGGAAGAACGGCGGCTGGATGCTCTCGAGATAGCTTTTCGCTTCGCGGATGATGTGGCGGGCCACGAACTCCGGCGTGTCCTCGAACATGTGGATGAAGCCGTGCAGCTCGCGCAGGATGTCATTGGGCAGGTGGCGGCTGGTCTTGGTTTCCCCGTAGATGTAGATCGGCACATCGGCGTTCTTCCAGCGCACCTCCTCGATGAACGCGCGCAGGTTCAGCACCGCCGGGTCCAGGTCCGGGCCGGGGGTGAACTCCTCGTCGTCGATCGACAGGACAAAGGCGCTGGCACGGGACTGCTGCTGCGCAAACTGCGACAGATCACCATAACTGGTGACACCCAGCACCTCGAAGCCCTCGTCCTCGATGGCCTGCGCCATGGCGCGGATGCCGGACCCGGAGATATTCTCGGATCGGAAGTCTTCGTCAATGATCACAATGGGGAAGCGGAATTTCATGCAATTCTCCTAGCGGGCATCCAGCCCGTTCGGAGATTACAGATTGGCCGCGGCGATGCCAACGCCCGCTGCGCATCAGGGCGGCTTTCTGCTGCGCGGATGCAGCAGGGGCGGCCTGCACCGGCCCCGTGTGCGATTGCCCGTGCCGCCGGATCACCGCGGCTGCGCCGCCGGGCGGGCTGAACGTGAATATAGTTGACTCTGTCAATCAACTGGTTGACAGTGTCAATTATTATGACAGATGACCCCTTCCGCCTTCACCAGTCCCTCGGCTACCGGATCACCATGCTGGCCCGGGTGATCGAACGCCGCTTCGAGCAGCGGATCGCAGAATTCGGCCTGACCCGGGTCA harbors:
- a CDS encoding arginine/lysine/ornithine decarboxylase produces the protein MKFRFPIVIIDEDFRSENISGSGIRAMAQAIEDEGFEVLGVTSYGDLSQFAQQQSRASAFVLSIDDEEFTPGPDLDPAVLNLRAFIEEVRWKNADVPIYIYGETKTSRHLPNDILRELHGFIHMFEDTPEFVARHIIREAKSYLESIQPPFFRKLLDYAEDGSYSWHCPGHSGGVAFLKSPVGQMYHQFYGENMLRADVCNAVEELGQLLDHNGAIGASERNAARIFNADHCFFVTNGTSTSNKMVWHHTVAPGDVVVVDRNCHKSILHSIIMTGAIPVFLKPTRNHWGIIGPIPHSEFEIDSIKAKIRANPLLQDTDAEAVKPRIMTLTQSTYDGVLYNTEAIKGLLDGYAENLHFDEAWLPHAAFHPFYGSYHAMGRKRGRTKHSVTYATQSIHKLLAGISQASHVLVQDSEETKLDRHLFNEAYLMHTSTSPQYSIIASCDVAAAMMEPPGGTALVEESIIEALDFRRAMRKVDEEYGDDDWWFKVWGPDDLAEEGIGSTKDWVLKKTDADGVQAGGEDSWHGFGDMAPGFNMLDPIKATIITPGLNLDGRFEDWGIPASIVTKYLAEHGVVVEKTGLYSFFIMFTIGITKGRWNTLLTALQQFKDDYARNLPMWRAMPDFCGMQPRYEQMGLRDLCAHVHALYAGSNVARLSTEMYLSDLTPAMKPSEAFSHIARRTTQRVPIDELEGRITTSLVTPYPPGIPLLIPGEVFNRKIVEYLKFNREFGRECPGFETDIHGLVQETGPDGVTHFFADCVAE
- a CDS encoding group III truncated hemoglobin; this encodes MAHAPPERPRKFDISTAEIRRLVASFYARVRADAVLGPVFDAAVGDWAAHEEKIAAFWRGAILREPGYDGNPMQMHLANADIRPEHFPVWLALFRDTAERELAPETARAIADLADRIGKGLSYGIETFRRGGSLPPVLA